TAATCATATATCGATCATCTACTTTAATTATACACATTAATCTTAACTAAAAAATGCCTAGAATTTTACCCACTTATTGTGACGAATGTATATAATTAATGGgataatatattttagttaatttagATTTCGAATCGAAAATGTCTAATTAAAACTATCACACAATTTCTTCTTATGCACAACTTATTAAAATTTTGCATAATGACAATGATTTTGGGTAATTTATGATGCATGTTTGCAAGTGGATTTacgatttttttaatcaaattagatattttatgtatatattttaaaaattaatctaatGTTATCTGTTGATATTCATGTTACAAAAAGACTAAATGATGCActaattgaatatttaattagttactATTTAACTAGAGGAATAAgatcaattatattttcatttttctcctttttgagTGGTGCACAAATGTTATAGAAATTCTAAATTCATCTTTGTTTAGTTGATAGAGCcgttgatttttcaaaataaaatttaaatttaaaatttatgtatgattttttGATTCATCGTATCACATGAAACTTgcttaatgaaaaaatagtgattgtaaattatttttttaaacagcACTTAAGTGAGCAataaattaacattaaatttaGGAAGGCTAGTCAAACAAAATTACTACAATTAAACATAGTTTAATTGCTGTTTAAGTTTACGTTAAAACATTCAAAGCtctaaataattaaacaaagcATTAATCACAATGAGCTAAAGTAAACGTTCTTTCCATTAATATAGTTTTACTTATTAATCCATTTAATTGCTAATAAAATTGCTATACTTTTATAATTGGAAATAATAAATTTCCAAAGACTCactaaaatttaattacttttttcatatttgtttgtCATTTTAAATGTCTTAGTTTGTTCGGTCTTTTCTTAGGCTTACTATATTAGCTATCGAGAAAATGTATAAGTATTTCTAGATTATAATCGAAATTTCAGATGCACATCTTAACTAAATTAACGTCCTATTACCTCCTggatccatttttttttttttttgtaattttgtacatcTTTTTGACTTACATGACATTTAATTATCTATCGCGCGTCTCAATTGCGTGGAGTTACGAAATGTGATACATAAAATaggtatataaaattataaaaaaaaaaattcaagaagtaATAAAACCTTAATTTCGATCATAGTATAAGCGATACTGGTTCATTTTTCTCTGTTGTTATCCTTATCTTCTTGGTAGGTATGGTACTTGATGAATAAGTCTTGTTgattatgtttttcaattttaatttttattataaacacacatatttattatattaagatTCAAATACAAATGTTAAATATCTTGTAActacattaattttataatatgtttATGTGTTCAAAACTTCATAACAATTCAAACTGAACAAAAATTCACCCACATCGAactatttaattagttatttaacaAGAACAaactttgattattattattattattattattattattattattattattattattatatactcTCATGAAATTAATTCcataataattatgaaaaacaacaaaaaataaaaataaaaataaaataataaaacactGCCTTTCTATCTAATAAACCTCTCAGTAATCCAACGTAcgaagactttttttttttaaataaaaaaacaaactttttttttatttttatatgttttaataaatttatctattttccactaaacagaaataaaaaatattatagtaaatAAAATTGACACAAAAACAGCTGAAGTTGTAGAATATGCTTTTACTGCCGAGTTCTTTGAGCCGGTAGGTGCCGGAATATCCGCCGGCGGACTGTTCCCGCTGCCTCCCGGCGGTGATTCCACCGGCGATCCTGGTGTGCTCGGTGAACTTGGAGACGATGACGATGAATTACCCGATGGAGATGGTGAAATTATCGCCCCCGATGGCGATATACTCGCCGGCGCCGGAGTAGTCGCCGGAGATGTTGCCGGCGACGTCGCCGGAGATGTTGCCGGCGACGTCGCCGGAGATGTTGATGGTGATGTTGTCGGAGAAGTTGATGGTGATGTTGCCGGAGAAGTCGCCGGAGATGTTGCCGGAGAAATTGTGGGTGATGAAGTAGGTGTTTGACTCACCGGAGATGTTGCGGGAGATACCGACGGGGAAGTTGCCGGAGAAGTCGCCGGAGTTGAAGGAGGAGGAGGTCTAATGGCTAAAACAACAGTAATTAATTTTTGTGATCCATTTTGACAATCATTTTTATTTccactaataaaaaaaaatggaccagaatgatcaaatttgaaaattgaatttccATCATCCATTTTCATAATTGGATTATTTGTATTGCATTTGTCATAATCATCCTTGTTTACCACTAATACTGAATTTGATCCCTTCTTGTACTTGAACACTaatcacacacacaaaaaaaaacacataaaacacaaTCAATAAACAAATAAGGTTAGGTATAATATAACAATCACTACTagatatacataaattttcGATCAACCTATTCTGATCACATCGATATTAGATTTATATTTCATAGATTTTCGATTAACGTACTCTCAATCACATCAATATTagataaataattgaatttttgaaaaaatttacgTTGAAATAACATCAGAAATCTCAAATTTTCAATGATAAGTaaaatttcttgtttttaattgaaatattttttaaaaaaactcaagtttttaataaaaagacaGATTTCTGACAATCGTTTCCACGAGAACACCGTCTCTAAAGTCATTTTGGTGGTATCATTGACTTTTTTATGGATACTttcattgaatatatatatatttttattggtgACTATGATTATGTTTTTAAGATGAGATGATCGTACAGTTTAATATACTTACCGAGAGTGTCGTTGACTTGAAATCTCATTCTTTCAGCCCAATTATTGTAATTTTCAGATGGATTAGGAACCCAACCAGCTCTACCACCAACATAGAATTGATAAGCATAACaagagttgatcaaacaagccAAGAGAATCACTATAACATGTTTATGCAAAGCCatgaataattataacaatttttttttttggtgatataagtagatttatgtaaatatacaaaaagaGGAGAATGAGTGATgatagaaaaaaagaagaaaaaaaaaggaaaagtagGCAACTTCAagaaagaatacaaaaaaaaaaaaaagatgattaaATGGAGAAAATTAAGAGGAAGTTTTATAGTTTGATGTTGAAGTTTAAGAATGAAAATAGAGTTATATATCTATAATTTGATTGTGgtggtggggtggggggtggggggttgaAGAGGGTTGGgaaataattatagaaaaaatgtgtttatggaaaaaaacaaataaagaagTGAGAAAAATGCGTTCGATTAATCAGAGAGATCGAGTTTATCATGTGATGATTTAGATTccttcattttttgtatttaagcATTCAGAAATGAGAAAACATCCTCATGAGTGTGTTGTTCCGAAAAATTAATCGTACAataaacaaattcaaatttaatctaCTTTCAATACAGATATCAAAATCGtcaatgaataaaattattaaaaaaaagaaaaaagtagtaGACAAAAGTGTgaatgaattattatatagtatTTTACACGTGGAGAAAAGTTAAGGACATAACGGTTAagtgtatttaattaattaaagagacaacaatttaaaaaagaaaaaaaaatgtttagtgACAAAAATTAATTGGGAGAATGTGTTtaatgagagaaaaaaaaggacaaaagtGTAGTTGAAAAAAGGTTTAGGACGTAACGGTTagtgtatttaattaattaaatgcaATGTATTGCTTTTTTAGGCcatcattaaatttattttatttttaaaaagttaggCAAATTTGTTCTTcggatatttttttcatatatttttcaatcttattaacaaaatattagtCTACACTTTCAATTTGTTCAAGCATTTACAAAAAATTGcatattttagattattaattaatgttttttaagtATAATTTCCAATTTTCGAATCTTTAGATTATTATCTAAAGGTTCATAAggttaaacataaattaaaaaattatcatatactAAATAAATAACTAGCTCCAAAAAGGAATGATCGATAAATTTTTATGAGATACTGTATTTGGATCTTGCTATTTAAACTATACTCATTCTATTACGCATCTATCAGTTTAGTAATAATCTCATATACGGTGTATGAAGTTAGGTATATGGATATGTCCTTCATTTGGACAAAATGAATAGAAAATCAGTAGAAAGATGAAAGAGAAAGGAATAGGACCATAGAGtttcttactttcttttaaaaaaaatttatttaatattaataattattaattaatataatataaattatagtataagATCGGTTTAAATCGAAATACTgaaaaccaaaataatatgtacCAAAAATCAAAccgaaatattaaaatatacaaaaatataaaccGAATACCGAATCGAAAACCGAAATATCGAAAccaaaattctgaaaaatttcgGTTCGATTCGGTTCGGTGTTTCGGTTTTCCGATGTTTATGCCCACCCCTAAAAATGATTAGAATTCAGCCACATAAGTCTGCATTTAATCACGACTAAAGTTCAGACAAAAATACTGAACTTCAATATTATGTGCTCAATAACTTTACGAAAAGCGTTACAAGAGAAATATCTGATGTAGATGATATTATCGCAAATcacgaaaaaaaaaaagaagcaagaaGAACTATGATAAATTGATTTCGCGTTCCCCTTACTTTATAATGGTATcaatgagagaaaaaaaacataattataatgcGGTAATTATAGTGGATGGAGTGatgaccaatttataaaattttcaaccGCATAcgaaatttatttcattatcaATTGTTTTATTGGGCCACATAATATAAGCCCATTAGTGGCCCAATAAGCTTAAGCTAAAAGTTCATTTTCTCTATTGCTCTTTATTGAATCTTCCAATTTTTCCCATTTGGTCAATAATGTTAGTAGCAAT
The sequence above is a segment of the Solanum lycopersicum chromosome 10, SLM_r2.1 genome. Coding sequences within it:
- the LOC101265775 gene encoding early nodulin-like protein 3, whose protein sequence is MALHKHVIVILLACLINSCYAYQFYVGGRAGWVPNPSENYNNWAERMRFQVNDTLVFKYKKGSNSVLVVNKDDYDKCNTNNPIMKMDDGNSIFKFDHSGPFFFISGNKNDCQNGSQKLITVVLAIRPPPPSTPATSPATSPSVSPATSPVSQTPTSSPTISPATSPATSPATSPSTSPTTSPSTSPATSPATSPATSPATSPATTPAPASISPSGAIISPSPSGNSSSSSPSSPSTPGSPVESPPGGSGNSPPADIPAPTGSKNSAVKAYSTTSAVFVSILFTIIFFISV